A region of Streptomyces sp. R44 DNA encodes the following proteins:
- a CDS encoding aldo/keto reductase, translating into MTTTPKTSASKKTVPTRPLGATGPVVSALGLGCMGMSALYGESDRAESIATIHAALDAGVTLLDTGDFYGMGHNELLIDEALRTAPAGAREQALTSVKFGALRTVEGGFTGYDGRPAAVKNFAAYSLQRLGTDHIDIYRIARVDPDVPIEETVGAIAELVEAGHVRHIGLSEVGADTLRRAAAVAPIADLQIEYSLVSRGIEEKILPTARELGIGVTAYGVLSRGLISGHFTRDRELGPGDFRGMSPRFQGENLDRNLDLVDRLRAVAEAKGVTVAQTAIAWVLAQGPRHGADIVPLVGARRRDRLAEALGALDVTLEAADLAAIEEAVPAGAASGDRYPEAQMAHLDSEH; encoded by the coding sequence ATGACCACCACACCGAAGACCTCCGCATCGAAGAAGACCGTCCCCACCCGTCCGCTCGGCGCCACCGGCCCCGTCGTCTCCGCGCTCGGCCTCGGCTGCATGGGCATGTCCGCCCTGTACGGCGAGAGCGACCGGGCCGAGTCGATCGCGACGATCCACGCGGCCCTGGACGCCGGCGTCACCCTGCTCGACACGGGCGACTTCTACGGGATGGGCCACAACGAGCTGCTCATCGACGAGGCGCTGCGGACGGCGCCCGCCGGCGCCCGCGAGCAGGCGCTGACCAGCGTGAAGTTCGGCGCCCTGCGCACGGTCGAGGGCGGCTTCACCGGCTACGACGGCCGCCCGGCCGCCGTGAAGAACTTCGCGGCGTACTCGCTCCAGCGCCTCGGCACGGACCACATCGACATCTACCGGATCGCCCGCGTCGACCCGGACGTGCCGATCGAGGAGACCGTCGGCGCCATCGCCGAGCTGGTCGAGGCGGGCCACGTGCGGCACATCGGCCTCTCCGAGGTCGGCGCGGACACCCTGCGCCGGGCGGCGGCCGTGGCCCCGATCGCGGACCTCCAGATCGAGTACTCCCTCGTCTCCCGCGGCATCGAGGAGAAGATCCTCCCCACCGCGCGCGAGCTGGGCATCGGCGTCACGGCGTACGGAGTCCTCTCCCGGGGCCTGATCAGCGGCCACTTCACCCGGGACCGGGAGCTCGGCCCCGGCGACTTCCGCGGGATGTCCCCGCGCTTCCAGGGCGAGAACCTCGACCGCAACCTGGACCTGGTGGACCGCCTGCGCGCGGTCGCCGAGGCCAAGGGCGTCACGGTCGCCCAGACGGCGATCGCCTGGGTCCTCGCCCAAGGGCCTCGTCACGGCGCCGACATCGTGCCCCTGGTCGGCGCCCGCCGCCGGGACCGTCTCGCCGAGGCGCTCGGCGCCCTGGACGTCACGCTCGAAGCCGCCGACCTGGCCGCGATCGAGGAGGCCGTACCGGCGGGCGCGGCGTCCGGCGACCGCTACCCGGAGGCCCAGATGGCCCACCTGGACAGCGAGCACTGA
- a CDS encoding TetR family transcriptional regulator, with amino-acid sequence MATTETLTAERILEATEEVLRRYGPAKATVVDVARVLGVSHGSVYRHFRTKAALREAVTERWLERTIVALGPYVEAGGPADERLTGWLTALFSLKRKKAGGDPELMATFQVLIGENSAVVDRHEEHLVEQIARILEDGHREGLFAAPERDFAATARAVFHATDRFHNPAHAAEWSAPDVESAFTAVVSLVQRALRP; translated from the coding sequence ATGGCCACCACCGAGACCCTGACCGCAGAGCGCATCCTCGAAGCCACCGAGGAGGTGCTGCGGCGCTACGGCCCCGCGAAGGCGACCGTCGTCGACGTGGCCCGGGTCCTCGGCGTCAGCCACGGCAGCGTCTACCGCCACTTCCGCACGAAGGCGGCGCTGCGCGAGGCCGTCACCGAGCGGTGGCTGGAGCGGACGATCGTGGCCCTCGGGCCGTACGTGGAGGCCGGGGGCCCGGCGGACGAGCGGCTGACCGGCTGGCTCACGGCCCTGTTCTCGCTCAAGCGCAAGAAGGCGGGCGGCGACCCGGAGCTGATGGCCACCTTCCAGGTGCTGATCGGTGAGAACAGCGCGGTCGTCGACCGGCACGAGGAGCACCTCGTCGAGCAGATCGCCCGCATCCTGGAGGACGGTCACCGGGAGGGTCTGTTCGCGGCGCCGGAGCGGGACTTCGCCGCCACGGCCCGCGCGGTGTTCCACGCCACGGACCGCTTCCACAACCCGGCGCACGCCGCCGAGTGGTCGGCCCCGGACGTCGAGTCCGCGTTCACGGCGGTCGTCTCCCTGGTGCAGCGGGCGCTGCGGCCCTGA
- a CDS encoding VC0807 family protein — MSAPAKPARSGGASAIGWVLTIGLNVVAPILTYNTLTEDHGWSEFSALLLSSAWPVLDTAIMAAWRRKIDEFAMVTLVFLVITAVVSLVGAHTARALLIKDSSVTGLFGLLCLGTLLAPRPLMFYFGRKFATDGTPESTAWWNGMWQFEGFRSTMRTMTLVWGVAYVAEALVRIALAYALPTKTMVTLSPIMIYGVLGALGVWTAWFGKRRAAEGARRQAEAEAAAAAAATA; from the coding sequence ATGTCCGCACCCGCCAAACCCGCGCGCTCAGGCGGGGCCTCCGCGATCGGCTGGGTCCTCACCATCGGCCTGAACGTCGTCGCGCCGATCCTCACGTACAACACGCTCACCGAGGACCACGGCTGGTCCGAGTTCTCCGCGCTGCTCCTGAGCAGCGCGTGGCCGGTCCTCGACACCGCGATCATGGCGGCCTGGCGCCGCAAGATCGACGAGTTCGCCATGGTCACCCTGGTGTTCCTGGTGATCACCGCCGTGGTCTCGCTGGTCGGCGCGCACACCGCCCGCGCGCTGCTGATCAAGGACTCCTCGGTGACGGGCCTGTTCGGCCTGCTCTGCCTGGGGACGCTGCTCGCCCCGCGCCCGCTGATGTTCTACTTCGGCCGCAAGTTCGCGACGGACGGCACCCCGGAGTCCACGGCCTGGTGGAACGGCATGTGGCAGTTCGAGGGCTTCCGCTCCACCATGCGCACGATGACGCTGGTGTGGGGCGTGGCGTACGTGGCCGAGGCGCTGGTCCGGATCGCCCTCGCGTACGCGCTGCCGACGAAGACCATGGTCACGCTCAGCCCGATCATGATCTACGGCGTCCTCGGCGCCCTCGGCGTGTGGACGGCCTGGTTCGGCAAGCGCCGCGCGGCGGAGGGGGCCCGGCGCCAGGCCGAGGCCGAGGCGGCGGCCGCCGCCGCCGCGACCGCCTGA
- a CDS encoding glycine--tRNA ligase codes for MAADKIDTIVSLSKRRGFVYPCSEIYGGQRAAWDYGPLGVELKENIKRQWWRYMVTAREDVVGIDSSVILATEVWEASGHVATFTDPLTECTSCHKRFRADHLEEAYEEKHGRLPESLTDLNCPNCGNKGTFTEPKQFSGLLSTHLGPTQDTGSVAYLRPETAQGIFTNFAQVQTTSRKKPPFGIAQMGKSFRNEITPGNFIFRTREFEQMEMEFFVKPGEDEQWQEYWMEQRWNWYTGLGLREENMRWFEHPAEKLSHYSKRTADIEYRFSFGGSEWGELEGVANRTDYDLSAHSKASGANLTYLDQESGERYTPFVIEPAAGVGRTMLAFLLDAYIEDEAPNAKGVMEKRTVLRLDHRLAPVKVAVLPLSRNPQLSPKAKGLAADLRQNWNIEFDDAGAIGRRYRRQDEIGTPYCVTVDFDTLDDNAVTVRERDTMKQERVSLDQIQGYLASRLIGC; via the coding sequence GTGGCCGCCGACAAGATCGACACCATCGTCAGCCTGAGCAAGCGCCGTGGCTTCGTCTACCCGTGCAGCGAGATCTACGGCGGCCAGCGTGCCGCCTGGGACTACGGGCCGCTGGGTGTCGAGCTGAAGGAGAACATCAAGCGCCAGTGGTGGCGTTACATGGTCACCGCGCGCGAGGACGTCGTAGGCATCGACTCGTCGGTCATCCTGGCCACCGAGGTCTGGGAGGCCTCCGGCCACGTCGCCACCTTCACCGACCCGCTGACCGAGTGCACCTCCTGCCACAAGCGCTTCCGCGCCGACCACCTGGAGGAGGCGTACGAGGAGAAGCACGGCCGTCTCCCCGAGAGCCTCACCGACCTCAACTGCCCCAACTGTGGCAACAAGGGCACCTTCACCGAGCCCAAGCAGTTCTCCGGCCTGCTCTCCACGCACCTCGGCCCGACCCAGGACACCGGCTCCGTCGCGTACCTGCGCCCCGAGACCGCCCAGGGCATCTTCACCAACTTCGCCCAGGTGCAGACCACCTCGCGCAAGAAGCCCCCGTTCGGCATCGCGCAGATGGGCAAGTCCTTCCGGAACGAGATCACTCCGGGCAACTTCATCTTCCGCACGCGCGAGTTCGAGCAGATGGAGATGGAGTTCTTCGTCAAGCCGGGCGAGGACGAGCAGTGGCAGGAGTACTGGATGGAGCAGCGCTGGAACTGGTACACAGGCCTGGGTCTCCGTGAGGAGAACATGCGCTGGTTCGAGCACCCGGCGGAGAAGCTCTCCCACTACTCGAAGCGCACCGCCGACATCGAGTACCGCTTCTCCTTCGGCGGCAGCGAGTGGGGCGAGCTGGAAGGCGTCGCCAACCGCACCGACTACGACCTGAGCGCCCACTCCAAGGCCTCCGGCGCCAACCTCACGTACCTGGACCAGGAGTCCGGCGAGCGCTACACGCCGTTCGTCATCGAGCCCGCGGCCGGTGTCGGCCGCACGATGCTCGCCTTCCTGCTCGACGCGTACATCGAGGACGAGGCCCCGAACGCCAAGGGCGTCATGGAGAAGCGCACCGTGCTGCGCCTCGACCACCGCCTGGCCCCGGTCAAGGTCGCGGTCCTCCCGCTCTCCCGCAACCCGCAGCTCTCCCCGAAGGCCAAGGGCCTCGCGGCGGACCTGCGCCAGAACTGGAACATCGAGTTCGACGACGCCGGCGCCATCGGCCGCCGCTACCGCCGTCAGGACGAGATCGGCACCCCGTACTGCGTCACCGTCGACTTCGACACCCTCGACGACAACGCGGTCACCGTGCGCGAGCGCGACACCATGAAGCAGGAGCGCGTCTCCCTCGACCAGATCCAGGGCTACCTGGCCAGCCGCCTCATCGGCTGCTGA